The proteins below come from a single Sorghum bicolor cultivar BTx623 chromosome 4, Sorghum_bicolor_NCBIv3, whole genome shotgun sequence genomic window:
- the LOC8084707 gene encoding FT-interacting protein 1, giving the protein MTKAEKLVVEVVAAHNLMPKDGQGSSSPYVEVEFEHQKRRTRARPKELNPVWNERLVFPVSDPDDLPYRAIDVGVYNDRGAAASGAAAGGAAPHGRNFLGKVRVPAAGVPAPGEEAVPQLFTLEKRSLFSHIRGEITLKIYRVNSGDVVVKSKQEKPAKAVVVGPEVVAAPTVTGPKKHPHPHPHPPPQPQQQHQHHPVVAVQPLPPQPEPPMDIMPQPPVPMAMKPVVMHADPYPVPPMFSGPGDFSLKETRPRLGSGVVADKASATYDLVEQVEYLYVRVVRARGVPMVTEAVAEVKLGNYRGVTPAVPSHNWDQVFAFSRETIQSSFVEVFVRARGSDDHVGRVWFDLSEVPRRAPPDSTLAPQWYSMEDRKGQRGGAEVMLAVWFGTQADESFAEAWHSKAAGVHGNGALGSIRSQVYVAPKLWYLRVSVIEGQDLFPMDKGALPIGRFPELFVRAQVGSQIMRTRPAPVVSTRGPASPFWNEDLMFVVAEPFEEFLVLSVEDRVSPGRDELLGRLVVPVSAIERRWDWKPVVSRWFGLDRGTAGGNVAANNVHRFGSRRVHLRLSLDGGYHVLDEATAYSSDLQPTAKQLWKPHVGVLEVGVLGATGLMPMKSRDGRGATTDAYCVAKYGQKWIRTRTLVDSLCPRWNEQYTWEVFDPCTVITVGVFDNCHVGNTSGSTTMAARDNCIGKVRIRLSTLETDRVYTHAYPLLMLHPSGVKKMGELHLAVRFACGNAGNMFHAYARPLLPKMHYAEPLLVRQVETLRSQATNVVAARLGRAEPPLGKEVVEYMLDHRSNLWSMRRSKANFFRLINVLSGPIAIGRWFELVRSWQRPVHSCLAVFTFLVFLTMPELILPTAFLAMAFAGLWRYRVRPRHPPHMEMRLSHADGATADELDEEFDTFPSTRGDVVRFRYDRLRSVAGRVQTVVGDIATQGERMQAVLSWRDPRATLLFAIACVSAAVIAYCVPMKVMIGMWGLYAMRPPRFRSRMPSPLMNFFRRLPSRADILL; this is encoded by the coding sequence ATGACCAAGGCGGAGAAGCtggtggtggaggtggtggcggcGCACAACCTCATGCCCAAGGACGGCCAGGGCTCCTCGTCGCCGTACGTGGAGGTTGAGTTCGAGCACCAGAAGCGCCGCACGCGGGCCAGGCCCAAGGAGCTCAACCCCGTCTGGAACGAGCGCCTCGTCTTCCCCGTCTCCGACCCAGACGACCTGCCCTACCGCGCCATCGACGTCGGGGTCTACAACGACCgcggcgccgccgcgtccggAGCCGCCGCCGGCGGGGCTGCTCCGCACGGCCGGAACTTCCTCGGCAAGGTGCGCGTCCCGGCCGCCGGCGTGCCGGCGCCCGGCGAGGAGGCCGTGCCGCAGCTCTTCACTCTCGAGAAGCGCAGCCTCTTCTCCCACATCCGCGGCGAAATCACCCTCAAGATTTACCGCGTCAACTCcggcgacgtcgtcgtcaagtCCAAGCAGGAGAAGCCGGCCAAGGCGGTGGTGGTTGGGCCGGAGGTGGTGGCGGCGCCGACGGTGACTGGGCCCAAGAAGCACCCGCACCCGCATCCGCACCCAccgccgcagccgcagcagcagcaccagcaccaTCCGGTGGTGGCCGTGCAGCCGCTGCCTCCGCAGCCTGAGCCACCCATGGATATCATGCCGCAACCGCCGGTCCCGATGGCCATGAAGCCGGTGGTGATGCACGCGGACCCGTACCCCGTCCCGCCCATGTTCTCCGGCCCCGGGGACTTCTCGCTGAAGGAGACGCGGCCCCGCCTCGGCAGCGGCGTCGTCGCCGACAAGGCCAGCGCGACCTACGAcctggtggagcaggtggagtacCTCTACGTGCGCGTGGTGCGCGCGCGCGGCGTGCCCATGGTGACCGAGGCCGTCGCGGAGGTCAAGCTCGGCAACTACCGCGGCGTGACGCCGGCCGTCCCTTCGCACAACTGGGACCAGGTGTTCGCCTTCTCCAGGGAGACCATCCAGTCGTCGTTCGTCGAGGTGTTCGTGCGCGCACGCGGCAGCGACGACCACGTCGGCCGCGTGTGGTTCGACCTCTCCGAGGTGCCGCGCCGCGCGCCACCCGACAGCACGCTCGCCCCGCAGTGGTACAGCATGGAGGACCGCAAGGGACAGCGCGGCGGCGCGGAGGTGATGCTCGCCGTCTGGTTCGGCACTCAGGCCGACGAGTCCTTCGCCGAGGCCTGGCACTCCAAGGCCGCCGGCGTCCATGGCAACGGGGCGCTTGGCTCCATCAGGTCCCAGGTGTACGTCGCGCCCAAGCTCTGGTATCTTCGTGTCTCCGTCATTGAAGGGCAGGATTTGTTCCCGATGGACAAGGGCGCATTGCCAATCGGCCGATTCCCGGAGCTCTTCGTGCGTGCGCAGGTGGGGAGCCAGATTATGCGCACACGGCCGGCGCCGGTGGTGTCTACACGGGGACCTGCAAGTCCGTTCTGGAATGAAGACCTGATGTTTGTGGTGGCAGAGCCATTTGAAGAGTTCTTGGTGCTGTCTGTGGAAGACCGTGTGTCCCCAGGGCGGGATGAGTTGCTTGGCCGCCTTGTTGTGCCAGTGTCTGCCATTGAGAGGCGGTGGGATTGGAAGCCAGTGGTTTCGAGATGGTTTGGGTTGGACCGTGGTACTGCCGGTGGCAATGTTGCTGCCAACAATGTGCACAGGTTTGGGAGCCGCCGTGTGCATCTCCGGCTAAGTCTTGATGGAGGTTACCATGTCCTGGATGAGGCTACAGCTTACAGCAGCGACCTTCAGCCCACAGCAAAACAGCTATGGAAACCACATGTTGGGGTGCTTGAGGTTGGTGTTCTTGGTGCCACTGGACTAATGCCAATGAAGTCCCGAGATGGTAGGGGTGCGACAACGGATGCTTATTGTGTTGCAAAGTATGGCCAGAAGTGGATCCGCACACGCACTCTTGTTGATTCATTGTGCCCCCGGTGGAACGAGCAGTACACATGGGAGGTGTTTGACCCCTGCACTGTCATCACTGTTGGTGTGTTTGACAATTGCCATGTTGGCAACACATCTGGGAGTACTACTATGGCTGCCCGTGATAATTGCATTGGCAAAGTTCGTATTCGGCTTTCGACATTGGAGACTGATAGGGTGTATACCCATGCCTACCCTTTGCTGATGCTGCATCCGTCAGGGGTCAAGAAGATGGGGGAACTTCACCTAGCTGTGCGCTTCGCCTGTGGCAATGCTGGCAACATGTTCCATGCCTATGCACGCCCTTTGCTTCCGAAGATGCACTATGCGGAGCCACTCCTCGTGCGCCAGGTTGAGACTCTTCGGTCCCAGGCCACCAATGTGGTTGCAGCTCGACTTGGACGTGCTGAGCCGCCCCTTGGCAAGGAGGTTGTTGAGTACATGCTTGATCATCGTTCAAACCTGTGGAGCATGAGGCGCAGCAAAGCGAACTTCTTTCGCCTGATCAATGTGCTCTCTGGTCCTATCGCTATTGGCAGGTGGTTTGAGCTTGTCCGCTCTTGGCAGCGCCCGGTGCATTCATGCCTTGCTGTATTCACATTCCTGGTGTTCCTCACAATGCCAGAGCTGATTCTTCCAACAGCCTTTCTGGCCATGGCGTTTGCCGGGCTTTGGAGGTATAGAGTCCGCCCAAGGCACCCGCCTCACATGGAGATGAGGCTGTCTCATGCAGATGGAGCCACTGCAGATGAGCTGGATGAGGAGTTTGACACATTCCCCTCAACCCGTGGGGATGTCGTGCGCTTCCGATATGACCGCCTCCGCAGTGTGGCTGGGAGAGTTCAGACAGTGGTAGGCGACATTGCAACACAGGGTGAGAGGATGCAGGCCGTCCTTAGCTGGCGTGACCCTAGGGCGACACTGCTCTTCGCCATCGCCTGTGTATCTGCTGCAGTGATTGCATATTGTGTTCCTATGAAGGTGATGATTGGGATGTGGGGCCTTTACGCCATGCGTCCACCGAGGTTCAGGAGCAGGATGCCTTCCCCACTGATGAACTTCTTCCGAAGGCTTCCTTCTAGGGCTGACATCCTGCTCTGA
- the LOC8056441 gene encoding haloacid dehalogenase-like hydrolase domain-containing protein At2g33255, translating into IQPSLLLPLTAWDSESPPRRNTPLHTDTGQHHPQAAPDNQAAHKPHRSYPIRAHLAAQITPRMLLGGPLAASAAPLPRRRAVGGRRVMSTSAFASASAAPAPAPAPGPRRRPLRGVVFDMDGTLTVPVIDFQAMYREVLGGEAAYAAALAAGGGAVDILHCIEDWDPDKQRHAYEVIARFGQEGLDRLQIMPGASELCGFLDAKQIRRGLITRNVKDAVDLFHQRFGMMFTPALSREFHPYKPDPAPLLHICSTWNIPPHEVIMVGDSLKDDVVCGKKAGAFTCLLDETGRYGPHDCLPEEVKPDFKVSSLTEVFTVLEEHFDLAPVPAESRI; encoded by the exons ATACAACCGAGTTTATTACTTCCCCTCACAGCATGGGACAGCGAAAGCCCGCCACGGCGAAATACTCCCCTCCACACAGACACAGGCCAACACCACCCGCAGGCCGCACCAGACAATCAGGCGGCCCATAAACCCCACCGTAGCTACCCGATACGGGCTCATCTAGCGGCCCAGATCACGCCACGCATGCTCCtcggcgggcccctcgccgcgAGCGCCGCGCccctccctcgccgccgcgccGTCGGCGGCCGCCGGGTCATGTCCACCTCCGCCTTCGCTTCCGCCtccgccgcgcccgcgcccgcacCCGCCCCGGGGCCGAGGCGGCGGCCGCTGCGCGGGGTGGTCTTCGACATGGACGGCACCCTGACGGTACCCGTCATCGACTTCCAGGCCATGTACCGCGAGGTGCTCGGCGGGGAGGCGGCCTACGCCGCGGCGCTCGCGGCCGGGGGAGGCGCCGTCGATATCCTCCACTGCATCGAGGACTGGGACCCCGACAAGCAGCGCCACGCGTACGAGGTTATCGCGCGCTTCGGACAggaggggctcgaccgcctccAGATCATGCCCG GGGCCTCGGAGCTATGTGGCTTCCTGGACGCAAAGCAGATCAG AAGAGGTTTGATCACCCGTAATGTGAAGGACGCAGTTGATTTGTTTCACCAAAGGTTTGGT ATGATGTTCACTCCTGCACTTAGTAGAGAATTTCACCCCTATAAGCCAGATCCAGCTCCACTGCTTCACATATGCTCCACTTGGAACATTCCGCCACACGAAGTGATCATGGTCGGCGACAGTCTCAAGGATGAT GTTGTTTGTGGAAAGAAGGCAGGAGCTTTTACTTGCTTGCTCGATGAAACAGGGCGATATGGTCCTCATGATTGTTTGCCTGAGGAAGTTAAACCTGACTTCAAGGTGTCCTCGCTTACAGAAGTGTTCACTGTGCTGGAGGAGCACTTCGATTTGGCACCAGTACCTGCTGAGAGTAGAATATGA